From Melospiza melodia melodia isolate bMelMel2 chromosome 19, bMelMel2.pri, whole genome shotgun sequence, one genomic window encodes:
- the TNNC2 gene encoding troponin C, skeletal muscle, which produces MTDQQAEARAFLSEEMIAEFKAAFDMFDADGGGDISTKELGTVMRMLGQNPTKEELDAIIEEVDEDGSGTIDFEEFLVMMVRQMKEDAKGKSEEELANCFRIFDRNADGFIDIEELGEILRATGEPVTDEDIEDMMKDSDKNNDGRIDFDEFLKMMEGVQ; this is translated from the exons ATG ACGGACCAGCAGGCAGAAGCCCGTGCCTTCCTCAGCGAGGAGATGATTGCGG AGTTCAAAGCCGCCTTCGACATGTTCGATGCTGATGGCGGTGGAGACATCAGCACCAAGGAGCTGGGGACAGTGATGAGAATGCTGGGCCAGAACCCCACCAAAGAGGAGTTGGATGCCATCATTGAGGAGGTGGACGAGGACG GCAGCGGCACCATCGACTTCGAGGAGTTCTTGGTCATGATGGTGCGCCAGATGAAAGAGGATGCCAAAGGCAAGTCTGAGGAGGAGCTGGCCAACTGCTTCCGCATCTTTGACCG gaaTGCAGATGGGTTCATTGACATCGAGGAACTGGGTGAGATCCTGAGGGCCACCGGGGAGCCTGTCACTGATGAGGACATAGAGGACATGATGAAGGATTCAGACAAGAACAATGACGGTCGCATCGACTTTGATG AGTTCCTGAAGATGATGGAGGGTGTGCAGTAA
- the LOC134426842 gene encoding eppin-like encodes MELPPGCLLLLAALLPLARRSSPAPHTTGREELGMAKPGYCYHIAEVEDLLDKDCGSCHTGASCSRCTSDADCHGVTKCCPSKCGHTCQEPVLDFCYLPSVCGNCKALFRRFFFNASSQQCEEFIYGGCGGNRNNFETKGECFQACSHVSN; translated from the exons ATGGAGCTGCCACCTGGCTGCCTTCtcctcctggctgccctgctccccctggCCAGGCGGTCCAGCCCAGCCCCGCACACAACGGGACGAGAGGAGCTGGGCATGG CAAAGCCTGGCTACTGCTACCACATCGCAGAGGTGGAGGACCTGCTGGACAAGGACTGTGGCTCCTGCCACACGGGTGCCTCCTGCTCGCGCTGCACCAGCGATGCCGACTGCCACGGAGTCACCAAGTGCTGTCCCAGCAAGTGTGGCCACACATGCCAGGAGCCAGTGCTGG ACTTCTGCTACCTGCCCTCAGTGTGTGGGAACTGCAAGGCTCTGTTCCGCCGCTTCTTCTTCAACGCCTCCAGCCAGCAGTGTGAGGAGTTCATCTACGGCGGCTGTGGCGGCAACAGGAACAACTTTGAGACCAAGGGCGAGTGCTTCCAGGCCTGCTCCCATGTCAGTAATTAG
- the LOC134426933 gene encoding regulator of G-protein signaling 9-binding protein-like, which produces MAPGRRDASRGRGAVGTCATAQAALCKAAAGHHQLVLQLGGSGDGPRLREERRRRSAEACELSKGLRRTLLAGLRQGPASPRERQELERLWVLFLSALELFLQDLYRAQHLCQLFSVQGGDVAPLRTGLGGWGLPSRRGGGPTQPPTTQSLEEEIEQVRATLAEMESGANIPPWTVEATETTQPAETGGTAERAAWGGACAGHCCGVL; this is translated from the exons ATGGCACCCGGCAGAAGGGATGCGAGCCGCGGGCGGGGGGCAGTGGGAACGTgtgccacagcccaggctgccctcTGCAAGGCCGCGGCCGGACACcatcagctggtgctgcagcTCGGGGGGAGCGGGGACGGCCCCCGGCTGCGAGAGGAGCGCCGCAGGAGGAGCGCAGAGGCCTGTGAGCTCAGCAAGG GGCTGCGGCGGACGCTGCTGGCGGGGCTGCGGCAGGGCCCGGCCAGCCCTCGGGAGCGGCAGGAGCTGGAGCGGCTCTGGGTGCTCTTCCTCTCCGCCCTGGAGCTCTTCCTGCAGGACCTGTACAGAGCCCAGCACCTCTGCCAGCTCTTCTCCGTGCAAGGGGGTGATGTGGCCCCTCTGCGCACTGGGctggggggctgggggctgcccagCCGGAGAGGAGGGGGTCCCACACAGCCCCCCACCACCCAGAGCTTGGAGGAGGAGATCGAGCAGGTGAGGGCCACGCTGGCAGAGATGGAGAGCGGAGCCAACATTCCACCGTGGACAGTGGAAGCCACAGAGACCACACAGCCGGCAGAGACAGGCGGCACCGCAGAGAGAGCGGCCTGGGGAGgcgcctgtgctgggcactgctgtgggGTGCTCTGA
- the UBE2C gene encoding ubiquitin-conjugating enzyme E2 C, producing MASQNADPAAVSSAAAHKAAETGATAARGAVGKRLQQELMALMMSGDKGISAFPESDNLFKWIGTIDGAAGTAYEELRYKLSLEFPSGYPYTAPTVRFLTPCFHPNVDTQGNICLDILKEKWSALYDVRTILLSIQSLLAEPNIDSPLNTHAAELWKNQVAYKKYVRETYNKQTKSQET from the exons ATGGCCTCACAGAACGCCGACCCCGCCGCCGTGTCCAGCGCGGCCGCCCACAAAGCGGCTGAGACCGGGGCCACGGCGGCCCGCGGCGCGGTGGGCAAGAG GCTGCAGCAAGAACTGATGGCGTTGATG ATGTCCGGTGACAAAGGCATTTCCGCCTTCCCCGAGTCCGACAACCTCTTCAAGTGGATCGGGACCATTGACGGCGCCGCCGGGACG GCCTACGAGGAGCTGCGGTACAAGCTGTCGCTGGAGTTCCCCAGCGGGTACCCCTACACAGCACCCACCGTGCGGTTCCTGACCCCCTGCTTCCACCCCAACGTCGACACCCAGGGCAACATCTGCCTCGACATCCTCAAGGAGAAGTGGTCAGCGCTGTATGATGTCCGCACCATCCTGCTCTCCATACAGAGCCTGCTGGCAG AGCCAAACATCGACAGCCCTCTGAACACACATGCAGCCGAGCTCTGGAAGAACCAAGTCG CCTACAAGAAGTATGTGCGGGAGACGTACAACAAGCAGACCAAGAGCCAGGAGACCTGA
- the DNTTIP1 gene encoding deoxynucleotidyltransferase terminal-interacting protein 1 gives MGAARDAEQQPGPPGEEGPGEAEEQLVSTNPWNIMIKHRLVQRRGRRSQMTTSFTDPSVSMDLLRAVLQPSINEEIQGIFNKYMKFFQTAAINVRDNVGEEVDPEQLIQETCRSCLEQAKLLFSDGKKVVPRLPHEQAVPKRARQMDEELSRRGSPIPKKRKGRPPGQSLSNDRGVSGMAAWKLKVSEPVKRDGPKWDPSRLTETTTFVLGSRANKALGMGGTRGRLYIKHPHLFKYAADPQDKHWLTEQQHMRAIGGKMAYLLIEEDIRDLAASEDYRDSVDLRLEELKPFIPPAWMTEKMQKHMETLRRGGEVPPPEDPPEP, from the exons ATGGGCGCCGCCCGCGATGCGGAGCAGCAGCCGGGGCCGCCGGGCGAGGAGGGCCCGGGCGAGGCCGAGGAGCAGCTGGTCAGCACG AACCCCTGGAACATCATGATCAAGCACCGGCTGGTGCAGCGGCGCGGGCGGCGCTCCCAGATGACCACCAG CTTCACGGACCCGAGCGTGTCCATGGACCTGCTGCGcgctgtgctgcagcccagcatCAACGAGGAGATCCAGGGCATCTTCAACAAGTACATGAAG TTCTTCCAGACAGCAGCCATCAACGTGCGTGATAACGTTGGCGAGGAGGTGGACCCAGAGCAGCTCATCCAGGAGACCTGTAGGAGCTGCCTGGAGCAG GCCAAGCTGTTGTTCTCCGATGGCAAAAAGGTGGTTCCCAGGTTGCCCCATGAGCAGGCAGTGCCAAAG CGTGCCCGGCAGATGGATGAGGAGCTGAGCCGCCGAGGGAGCCCCATTCCAAAAAAG aggaagGGGCGGCCTCCAGGACAGAGCCTGTCAAATGACCGTGGAGTCTCAGGCATGGCAGC GTGGAAGCTCAAAGTCTCTGAGCCTGTGAAAAGGGATGGACCAAAG TGGGATCCATCCCGACTGACTGAAACCACAACCTTTGTGCTGGGATCTCGAGCAAACAA GGCTCTCGGGATGGGAGGAACAAGAGGGCGACTCTACATCAAGCATCCCCACCTCTTTAAG TACGCAGCTGACCCGCAGGATAAGCACTGGctgacagagcagcagcacatgAGAGCCATTGGGGGCAAGATG GCCTACCTCCTTATTGAAGAGGACATTCGGGATTTGGCCGCCAGTGAGGATTACAG GGACTCTGTTGATCTGCGGCTGGAAGAGCTGAAGCCTTTCATCCCACCAGCCTGGATGACTGAGAAGATGCAGAAGCACATGGAGACGCTTCGCCGCGGGGGGGAGGTGCCGCCCCCCGAGGACCCCCCCGAACCCTGA
- the ACOT8 gene encoding acyl-coenzyme A thioesterase 8, producing MAAFAPRVGGASWSAVLVGSRCRSRFTEVMGAPGDAGGAGAGPGSGPPPGDLRSVLITSVLNLERLEVDLFRGQHHWVPATQRLFGGQIVGQALVAAAHAVSRDEQVHSLHCYFVRTGDPKVPVLYEVERTRTGKSFSVRSVKAIQHGKPIFTCQASFQLSQGSPVQHQFTMPTVPPPEELLTQEELIQKFLQNPNLAEGYRKRLTKIQAQDVPIDIKPVNPPDIFSSEPQEPKQLFWVRARGYIGETDMKVHCCVAAYISDYAFLGTALLPHRQYRVKFMVSLDHSMWFHAPFRADHWMLYECESPWAGGCRGLVQGRLWRRDGVLAVTCAQEGVIRVEQTPTQSKL from the exons ATGGCGGCCTTCGCGCCCCGGGTGGGCGGTGCTTCCTGGTCCGCCGTGCTGGTCGGGTCGCGGTGCCGGTCCCGGTTCACGGAGGTGATGGGGGCCCCAGGCGACGCCGGCGGAGCTGGAGCGGGGCCGGGATCCGGGCCGCCGCCCGGGGACCTGCGCAGCGTGCTTATCACCAGCGTGCTGAACCTGGAGCGGCTGGAGGTCGACCTTTTCAG GGGCCAGCACCACTGGGTGCCCGCCACGCAGCGCCTCTTCGGCGGGCAGATCGTGGGGCAGGCGCTGGTGGCGGCGGCCCACGCCGTGAGCCGCGACGAGCAGGTGCACTCGCTGCACTGCTACTTCGTGCGGACAG GGGACCCCAAGGTGCCGGTGCTGTACGAGGTGGAGCGGACCCGCACAGGGAAGAGTTTCTCTGTTCGCTCTGTAAAGGCCATCCAGCATGGAAAGCCCATCTTCACCTGCCAGGCCTCCTTCCAGCTCTCGCAGGGGAGCCCAGTGCAGCACCAGTTCACCATGCCGACCGTGCCACCCCCCGAGGAGCTGCTGACACAGGAGGAGCTCATCCAGAAGTTTCTGCA gaaTCCTAATTTGGCTGAGGGATACAGGAAGCGTCTCACCAAGATCCAAGCTCAAGATGTGCCAATCGACATTAAACCTGTGAACCCACCAGATATATTCAGCTCAGAGCCACAGGAGCCAAAGCAGCTCTTCTGGGTGCGAGCACGAGGCTACATAG GAGAGACTGACATGAAGGTGCACTGCTGTGTGGCTGCCTACATCTCTGACTACGCCTTCCTGGGCACGGCCCTGCTCCCGCACCGGCAGTACCGCGTCAAGTTCATGGTGTCCCTCGACCATTCCATGTGGTTCCATGCGCCCTTCCGAGCTGACCACTGGATGCTGTACGAGTGTGAGAGCCCCTGGGCTG gtGGGTGCCGGGGCTTGGTGCAGGGACGGCTGTGGCGCAGGGATGGGGTCCTGGCTGTCACCTGCGCACAGGAAGGTGTCATCAGGGTGGAACAGACACCAACCCAGAGCAAGCTCTAG
- the LOC134426758 gene encoding uncharacterized protein DDB_G0290685-like encodes MAPSILLLGLLTLWAQLQAAPIAEFHGVAPAGWPPPGQLGSTLSLEPGRELSTVPGNGKNSSNRGEMGDSSSRETGESSSSETGDDGNKNQLCDCNDHDHAGNDSDDDGDDHDHGVNSDNSNSKEDGDKNDLFNGKDSDNGNGGNDSGDGADGVNSDNSKSNEDGDDGVKNDLSDGKDNDSDDDSDDGHGAGDDGNDDGDDLINDENSNSNEEDDDGISDENSSSNEDGDDDIYSDSSNSSEDGDSNYNEYDRSNSNENDSDYGGWRY; translated from the exons ATGGCACCGAGCATCCTCCTGCTGGGGCTCCTCACCCTGTGGGCACAGCTGCAGGCAGCACCCATTGCAG AGTTCCATGGAGTGGCTCCAGCTGGGTGGCCAccaccagggcagctgggaagcaCCCTGAGCCTTGAGCCTGGGAGAGAGCTCAGCACGGTGCCTGGCAATGGCAAAAACAGCTCCAATAGAGGTGAAATGGGTGACTCCAGTAGCCGTGAAACTGGTGAGTCCAGTAGCAGTGAAACTGGTGATGATGGCAATAAAAATCAGCTTTGTGATTGCAATGATCATGATCATGCTGGCAACGAcagtgatgatgatggtgatgatcaTGATCATGGTGTCAACAGTGACAATTCCAATAGCAAAGAAGATGGTGATAAAAATGACCTTTTTAATGGCAAGGACAGTGACAATGGTAATGGTGGCAATGACAGTGGTGATGGTGCTGATGGTGTCAACAGTGACAATTCCAAAAGCAATGAAGATGGTGATGATGGTGTTAAAAATGACCTTTCTGATGGCAAGGACAATGACAGTGATGATGACAGTGATGATGGCCATGGTGCTGGTGATGATGGCAATGATGATGGCGATGATCTCATCAATGATGAAAATTCCAATAGCAATGAAGAAGATGATGATGGCATCAGTGATGAAAATTCCAGTAGCAATGAAGATGGTGATGATGACATCTACAGTGACAGTTCCAATAGCAGTGAAGATGGTGACTCCAATTACAATGAATATGATCGCTCCAATAGCAATGAAAATGATTCTGATTATGGGGGGTGGAGATATTAG
- the SNX21 gene encoding sorting nexin-21 isoform X2: MAARILHRLRHALAGEAGREEPAGGGGEAEDCPESSELEDDTEGLSTRLSGTLSFTSHEDEEEEEEEEGDGASEELEEPPQAPGAAAGTEDGEWVSVAERPGGSLLTRQLQELWRRSRGSLAPQRLLFEVTSASVVSERSSKKRLRRNFTAETIAKRSRAFEQFLSHLHSIDEIRRSPEFLEFFFLPDLQAAQRLTCTGMYREALATWANAYRLQDRLGVCSSGRFLLTLAGLAVCHQELDQLSEAHGCCEQALQLLEAQGSHPLLGPFLQAHVHLAWKVGKDKRRSEARLQDLREAGLGLQQQPSLKECLIKEPLE; this comes from the exons ATGGCCGCCCGCATCCTGCACCGGCTGCGGCACGCGCTGGCGGGCGAGGCCGGCCGCGAGGagccggcgggcggcggcggcgaggcCGAGGACTGCCCGGAGAGCTCGGAGCTGGAGGACGACACCGAGGGGCTGTCGACGCGCCTCAGCGGCACCCTGAGCTTCACCAGccacgaggacgaggaggaggaggaggaggaggagggggacggAGCTAgcgaggagctggaggagccgcCGCAGGCGCCGGGGGCGGCAGCGGGCACGGAGGACGGAG AGTGGGTCTCTGTGGCGGAGCGTCCCGGCGGCAGCCTGCTGACccggcagctgcaggagctgtggcGGAGGTCGCGGGGCAGCCTGGCACCGCAGCGCCTGCTCTTCGAGGTCACCAGCGCCAGCGTGGTCAGCGAGCGCTCTTCCAA GAAGAGACTGCGCCGCAACTTCACCGCTGAGACCATTGCCAAGCGGAGCCGAGCCTTCGAACAGTTCCTGTCCCACCTGCACTCCATCGATGAGATCCGCCGCTCTCCTGAGTTCCTCGAGTTCTTCTTCCTGCCGGACCTGCAGGCCGCGCAGCGCCTGACGTGCACGGGCATGTACCGTGAGGCCCTGGCCACCTGGGCCAACGCCTACCGCCTGCAGGACCGCCTGGGGGTCTGCAGCTCCGGCCGCTTCCTGCTGACACTGGCGGGGCTGGCCGTGTGCCACCAGGAGCTGGACCAGCTCAGTGAGGCCCACGGCTGCTGCGAGCAGGCGCTGCAGCTGCTGGAGGCCCAGGGCAGCCACCCGCTCCTGGGACCCTTCCTGCAGGCCCACGTCCACCTGGCCTGGAAGGTGGGCAAGGACAAGCGGCGCTCGGAGGCCCGGCTGCAGGACCTGCGGGAAGCGGGgctgggcctgcagcagcagccttcCCTGAAGGAATGCCTGATCAAGGAACCTCTGGAATGA
- the SNX21 gene encoding sorting nexin-21 isoform X1, translating to MAARILHRLRHALAGEAGREEPAGGGGEAEDCPESSELEDDTEGLSTRLSGTLSFTSHEDEEEEEEEEGDGASEELEEPPQAPGAAAGTEDGEWVSVAERPGGSLLTRQLQELWRRSRGSLAPQRLLFEVTSASVVSERSSKYVLYTIYLIRSGQFDKAPATIARRYSDFEQLNRRLRCRFSCDMASIAFPRKRLRRNFTAETIAKRSRAFEQFLSHLHSIDEIRRSPEFLEFFFLPDLQAAQRLTCTGMYREALATWANAYRLQDRLGVCSSGRFLLTLAGLAVCHQELDQLSEAHGCCEQALQLLEAQGSHPLLGPFLQAHVHLAWKVGKDKRRSEARLQDLREAGLGLQQQPSLKECLIKEPLE from the exons ATGGCCGCCCGCATCCTGCACCGGCTGCGGCACGCGCTGGCGGGCGAGGCCGGCCGCGAGGagccggcgggcggcggcggcgaggcCGAGGACTGCCCGGAGAGCTCGGAGCTGGAGGACGACACCGAGGGGCTGTCGACGCGCCTCAGCGGCACCCTGAGCTTCACCAGccacgaggacgaggaggaggaggaggaggaggagggggacggAGCTAgcgaggagctggaggagccgcCGCAGGCGCCGGGGGCGGCAGCGGGCACGGAGGACGGAG AGTGGGTCTCTGTGGCGGAGCGTCCCGGCGGCAGCCTGCTGACccggcagctgcaggagctgtggcGGAGGTCGCGGGGCAGCCTGGCACCGCAGCGCCTGCTCTTCGAGGTCACCAGCGCCAGCGTGGTCAGCGAGCGCTCTTCCAAGTACGTG CTCTACACCATCTACCTGATCCGCTCTGGCCAGTTTGACAAGGCCCCTGCCACCATTGCCCGGCGCTACTCGGACTTCGAGCAGCTGAACCGCCGCCTGCGCTGCCGCTTCAGCTGCGACATGGCCAGCATTGCCTTCCCCAGGAAGAGACTGCGCCGCAACTTCACCGCTGAGACCATTGCCAAGCGGAGCCGAGCCTTCGAACAGTTCCTGTCCCACCTGCACTCCATCGATGAGATCCGCCGCTCTCCTGAGTTCCTCGAGTTCTTCTTCCTGCCGGACCTGCAGGCCGCGCAGCGCCTGACGTGCACGGGCATGTACCGTGAGGCCCTGGCCACCTGGGCCAACGCCTACCGCCTGCAGGACCGCCTGGGGGTCTGCAGCTCCGGCCGCTTCCTGCTGACACTGGCGGGGCTGGCCGTGTGCCACCAGGAGCTGGACCAGCTCAGTGAGGCCCACGGCTGCTGCGAGCAGGCGCTGCAGCTGCTGGAGGCCCAGGGCAGCCACCCGCTCCTGGGACCCTTCCTGCAGGCCCACGTCCACCTGGCCTGGAAGGTGGGCAAGGACAAGCGGCGCTCGGAGGCCCGGCTGCAGGACCTGCGGGAAGCGGGgctgggcctgcagcagcagccttcCCTGAAGGAATGCCTGATCAAGGAACCTCTGGAATGA